The following proteins come from a genomic window of Lolium rigidum isolate FL_2022 chromosome 5, APGP_CSIRO_Lrig_0.1, whole genome shotgun sequence:
- the LOC124654313 gene encoding myb family transcription factor EFM-like, whose product MVPSSAVSKDCGATGEDQHLLRAMAARTATDSLRAAVGRSGSAEKAARLEDCARILEAEKAKMEVFRRELPISVHLIADVIEWLKDEVAQHRKRPAPDQLLATAPPAKRKAEGVKTEPDAADKRSWMSSAQLWTCGSHSCASTSNSNGGGDRKQTQKVSSAFMPLNGMPVFAKSSEGPEAATLAVPDLSLTSPVIDVPGPAAPSANSSAVTDAGEQQRQQSRKARRCWSPELHRRFVAALQRLGGPHVATPKQIRDMMKVDGLTNDEVKSHLQKYRLHTRRTSDSDRQQQSAGVWPPPEQYTTSQHSTSQSGSPQGSLRLTTGSSRDVSETAGDSCDGGEEEDKDGKSASYSWEMQQNRTKAAASSSS is encoded by the exons ATGGTGCCGTCGTCTGCGGTGAGTAAGGACTGTGGCGCAACTGGGGAGGACCAGCACCTgctgcgggcgatggcggcgaggacggcgacggaCTCGCTCAGGGCGGCCGTGGGAAGGTCCGGCTCGGCGGAGAAGGCGGCCAGGCTCGAGGACTGCGCAAGGATCCTCGAGGCCGAGAAGGCCAAGATGGAGGTCTTCCGCCGCGAGCTCCCCATCAGCGTCCACCTCATCGCCGACG TGATCGAGTGGCTGAAAGACGAGGTGGCCCAGCACCGGAAGAGGCCGGCGCCGGACCAGCTGCTCGCCACGGCGCCGCCGGCCAAGAGGAAGGCGGAGGGCGTCAAGACGGAGCCGGACGCCGCCGACAAGAGGAGCTGGATGAGCTCCGCGCAGCTCTGGACCTGCGGGAGCCACAGCTGCGCAAGCACCAGCAACAGCAATGGCGGCGGCGACAGGAAACAGACCCAAAAG GTGTCCAGTGCATTCATGCCACTGAATGGCATGCCAGTCTTTGCAAAATCATCGGAGGGACCAGAGGCGGCCACCTTGGCAGTCCCGGACCTGTCCCTGACATCTCCTGTGATCGATGTGCCGGGCCCGGCCGCCCCGAGCGCCAACAGCAGCGCCGTCACGGACGCCGGagagcagcagcggcagcagtCGCGGAAGGCCAGGAGGTGCTGGTCGCCGGAGCTGCACCGCCGATTCGTTGCCGCGCTCcagcgcctcggcggcccccatG TTGCCACTCCGAAGCAGATCAGGGACATGATGAAGGTGGACGGGCTCACGAATGATGAGGTCAAGAGCCATCTGCAG AAATACAGGCTACACACGCGGCGAACATCCGACAGCGATCGGCAGCAGCAGTCCGCCGGCGTCTGGCCACCTCCGGAGCAGTACACCACGTCGCAGCACAGCACGTCGCAGTCGGGCTCGCCCCAGGGGTCCCTGCGTCTGACAACCGGGTCCAGCCGGGACGTGTCGGAGACCGCTGGAGACAGCtgcgacggcggcgaggaggaggacaagGACGGCAAGTCGGCGAGCTACAGCTGGGAGATGCAGCAGAACCGcacgaaggcggcggcgtcgtcgtcgtcttga